Below is a genomic region from Chloroflexota bacterium.
CGGTGTCGACGGCCGATCGGTCGCCGTCCCAGCCGGTGGTCGCGATGACGAACCGGCGGCAGCCGGCGGCGAGCGCGGCGGCGACATCGCCGACCACCGCATCGCCGCGCGAGGCGTCGATGGCGAGGTCCGGTTCGTTCAGGTCCCGCGGGTCATGGCGGCCCGTCGCGGGCCGGCCGAGGACGCGGGGCGGTGCGCCGCCGCGTTCAGCGAAGCCGGCCGCGATCGCCCGGCCCAGGCCTCCATCGCCGAAGATGATCGTGTCCATGTCGTCGTCCCTCGTGGTCGAGGGGCCGGTGGTTCGGAGACTTCGTCGCACAGAACGAACGAGCCGCGGTCACCCGTTGGTGTCCGCGGCCCCTGAGCCTCCGTCCCGGAGGCCCCATTCGGTCGTCTGTGCGCGCCGATCAGAGCCCCAGGGCCCGTGCCTCCCGACAGGGCCGCCAGAGCTTCTGCTTCGCCTGCTGGTCGAAGGAGGAGCGCATCGCCCGCGCACCATACGCGATGCGTGGAATATGCGCAATGGTTTCATTGCCGGTCGCGAGAATCCGGTCGCGGGGCGCGCGCGGCGGGCGGCGGTACCATCCACCCATGTCCGAACCGGCGAGCCTCATCGAGACCATCCGCGCCTCCGTCATCGGCGAGGACGAGGCGGTGGCGGGGCCCTTCGGGGTTCGGCGTGTGACGTACGCGGACTACACGGCGTCCGGCCGATCGCTGACGTTCATCGAGGACTACATCCGGGACGCGGTCCTGCCCCTCTACGCGAACACGCACACCGAGTCTTCGGGCACCGGCCTGCAGACGACACGCTTCCGCGAAGAGGCCCGGCGGATCATCCGCGATGCGGTCGGCGGCGGCGACGCGCACGCCGTCATCTTCACCGGATCGGGCTCGACGGCCGCCGTCAACAAGCTCGTCGCCGTGCTCGGCCTGCGCATCCCGGCCGAGCTCGACGATCGCTACGGCCTGTCGGCCCGGATCCCGTCCGCCGAGCGGCCGGTCGTCTTCGTCGGGCCGTTCGAGCACCACAGCAACGAGCTCCCGTGGCGGGAGTCGATCGCCGACGTCGTCGTCATCCGCGAGGACGCGGACGGCCACATCGATCCGGCCCACCTCCGCGACGAGCTCGAGCGCCACGCGGACCGGCCGCTCCGCATCGGCAGCTTCAGCGCCGCGAGCAACGTCACCGGCATCGTCTCGGACACGTACGGCATCGCCCGGCTCCTCCACGAGCACGGCGCGCTCTCGTTCTGGGACTTCGGGGCCGCGGCGCCCTACGTCTCGATCGAGATGGATCCGCCGGACGACCCACTCGCGTACAAGGACGCGATCTTCATCTCGCCCCACAAGTTCATCGGCGGTCCGGGCACGCCCGGCGTCCTCGTCGCGCGGCGGGAGCTGTTCCGCAACCGGGTCCCCACGATGCCCGGCGGCGGGACCGTCGCCTACGTCAACCCGACCGAGCACGTCTACCTCGTCGACATCGAGCACCGGGAGGAGGGCGGCACGCCGGCGATCGTCGAATCGATCCGGGCGGGCCTCGTCTTCGGGCTCAAGGCGGCGGTGGGGGAGGCAGCGATCCGCGAGCGGGAATCGTCGTTCATCCGCCGGGCGATCGATCGGTGGAGCCGTCACCCCGACATCGAGATCCTCGGCAACCAGGCCGCGGAGCGCCTGTCGATCGTCAGCTTCGTCGTCCGCCACGACGGCCGATACCTCCACCACAACTTCGTCGTGGCGCTCCTCAACGATCTGTTCGGCATCCAGTCGCGGGGTGGCTGCTCGTGCGCCGGGCCGTACGGCCACCGGCTGCTCGGCATCGACCTCGAGACGTCCCACGAGTTCGAGCGCGAGATCGGCCGGGGCTGCGAGGGGATCAAGCCCGGCTGGGTCCGGGTCAACTTCAACTACTTCATCAGTGAAACGATCTTCGAGTTCATCCTCGCCGCGATCGAGCTCGTCGCCTCCGACGGCTGGCGCCTCCTGCCGCAGTACGCGTTCGATCCCGCGACCGGGATGTGGCGCCACGCCGGCGGCGTCGTCGAGCCGCCACTCTCGCTCGACGACATCGGGTACGAGGGCGGCCGGATGACGTATCGGGCCCACCGGCACCGCGAACCGGAAGCGCGGCTGGCGGACCATCTCGCCGAGGCGCGAGCCCTGCTCGGATCACCGCCGCCGCCGATCC
It encodes:
- a CDS encoding aminotransferase class V-fold PLP-dependent enzyme, yielding MSEPASLIETIRASVIGEDEAVAGPFGVRRVTYADYTASGRSLTFIEDYIRDAVLPLYANTHTESSGTGLQTTRFREEARRIIRDAVGGGDAHAVIFTGSGSTAAVNKLVAVLGLRIPAELDDRYGLSARIPSAERPVVFVGPFEHHSNELPWRESIADVVVIREDADGHIDPAHLRDELERHADRPLRIGSFSAASNVTGIVSDTYGIARLLHEHGALSFWDFGAAAPYVSIEMDPPDDPLAYKDAIFISPHKFIGGPGTPGVLVARRELFRNRVPTMPGGGTVAYVNPTEHVYLVDIEHREEGGTPAIVESIRAGLVFGLKAAVGEAAIRERESSFIRRAIDRWSRHPDIEILGNQAAERLSIVSFVVRHDGRYLHHNFVVALLNDLFGIQSRGGCSCAGPYGHRLLGIDLETSHEFEREIGRGCEGIKPGWVRVNFNYFISETIFEFILAAIELVASDGWRLLPQYAFDPATGMWRHAGGVVEPPLSLDDIGYEGGRMTYRAHRHREPEARLADHLAEARALLGSPPPPIRAATDASRSLAVGPDFETLRWFWLPHEVEVSPHAVGASDSGDQASGVGTPRTLNPPST